A single genomic interval of Stieleria maiorica harbors:
- the rfbA gene encoding glucose-1-phosphate thymidylyltransferase RfbA has translation MKGIILAGGSGSRLAPLTTAISKQLLPVYDKPMIYYPLSTLMLAGIQDILLISTPSHTPMFQSLLGDGAQWGIRISYAVQERPGGLAEAFLLGESFLEGQPSCLVLGDNVFYGEGLIQLLRRSAELARGAKIFAYEVRNPSAYGVVSFDSDGRVITLEEKPDQPKSNFAVPGLYFFDSRASEFAKQLRPSSRGELEITDLNRMYLNQAALEVKVLGRGIAWLDTGTHESLHDASSFVGAIEKRTGLKVCCPEEIAFRNGWIDRQGLARCADSVRHSEYGRYLRKLLEHPITHRNVV, from the coding sequence ATGAAAGGCATCATCCTGGCCGGCGGCAGTGGGAGCCGACTGGCGCCGCTGACAACCGCGATCAGCAAACAACTGCTTCCGGTCTATGACAAGCCGATGATCTATTACCCGCTGTCGACGTTGATGTTGGCGGGCATCCAAGACATTCTGCTGATCAGCACCCCCAGTCACACGCCGATGTTTCAATCCCTGTTGGGCGACGGGGCTCAGTGGGGCATCCGAATTTCTTATGCGGTCCAGGAACGTCCCGGCGGGTTGGCCGAAGCGTTCCTGCTGGGCGAGTCGTTCCTGGAGGGGCAACCGAGTTGTTTGGTCTTGGGCGACAACGTGTTTTATGGCGAGGGGCTGATCCAACTGCTGCGGCGTTCGGCGGAACTGGCTCGCGGCGCGAAAATCTTTGCCTATGAGGTCCGCAACCCGTCGGCCTACGGCGTCGTCTCGTTCGACTCCGACGGTCGCGTGATCACGCTGGAAGAAAAACCCGACCAGCCGAAATCGAATTTTGCGGTGCCGGGGTTGTACTTTTTCGATTCGCGTGCCAGCGAGTTTGCCAAACAGCTGCGTCCATCGTCACGCGGCGAATTGGAGATCACCGATTTGAACCGCATGTACCTGAATCAGGCTGCGTTGGAAGTCAAAGTCCTGGGCCGCGGGATCGCGTGGCTGGATACGGGAACGCACGAAAGTCTGCACGACGCCAGCAGCTTCGTCGGTGCGATCGAGAAGCGGACGGGGTTGAAAGTCTGTTGCCCGGAAGAGATCGCGTTTCGCAACGGCTGGATCGACCGCCAAGGCCTCGCGCGCTGTGCCGATTCCGTGCGGCACAGCGAATACGGGCGGTACCTTCGCAAGTTGCTTGAGCACCCGATCACCCATCGCAACGTCGTGTAA
- the rfbB gene encoding dTDP-glucose 4,6-dehydratase translates to MKILVTGGCGFIGSNLIRHLLSATAHRVVNVDKLTYAGNPNSLAEFADAPRYVFVRGDIADVTLMRGVFADHAPDAVMHLAAESHVDRSIDGPADFIQTNVVGTFHLLSAAGEYYQQLSGSRAESFRFLHVSTDEVYGALGAEGLFSESTAYDPHSPYAATKASSDHLARAWRTTYGLPVIVTNCSNNYGPYQFPEKLIPLMIIKAIGEQPLPVYGRGENVRDWLHVVDHASALCQVLQHGAVGHTYNIGGDCQRRNIDLVRSVCEILDELHPRQNGCHADLIRFVADRPGHDFRYAIDSTKIRGQLGWQPQHDLESGLRQTIRWYLEHRDWWQAILDGNYQLQRLGRVQSTDQT, encoded by the coding sequence GTGAAGATTCTGGTCACCGGCGGCTGTGGTTTCATCGGCAGCAACCTGATTCGCCATTTGCTCTCCGCAACGGCGCACCGCGTTGTCAACGTGGACAAATTGACGTATGCGGGGAACCCGAACTCGCTGGCCGAATTCGCCGACGCCCCACGCTATGTATTCGTCCGAGGCGACATCGCGGACGTGACGTTGATGCGTGGCGTGTTTGCCGATCATGCCCCGGACGCGGTGATGCACTTGGCCGCCGAATCCCACGTCGACCGTTCGATCGACGGTCCGGCGGACTTCATCCAGACCAACGTCGTCGGCACCTTTCACCTGCTTTCGGCCGCGGGAGAATACTACCAACAGCTCTCCGGCTCGCGCGCCGAGTCGTTTCGTTTCCTGCACGTCTCGACCGACGAAGTCTACGGGGCGCTCGGTGCCGAGGGGCTGTTTTCCGAGTCGACGGCCTACGACCCGCATTCGCCCTATGCCGCCACCAAGGCGTCCTCGGACCATCTAGCCCGAGCCTGGAGGACGACGTACGGATTGCCCGTGATTGTTACCAATTGCAGTAATAATTATGGGCCGTATCAATTCCCCGAAAAACTGATCCCGCTGATGATCATCAAAGCGATCGGGGAGCAACCGCTGCCGGTCTACGGGCGTGGAGAGAACGTCCGCGACTGGCTGCACGTCGTTGACCACGCGTCGGCCTTGTGCCAAGTCCTGCAGCACGGCGCGGTGGGCCACACCTACAACATCGGTGGCGATTGTCAGCGTCGCAACATCGACCTGGTCCGCTCGGTGTGCGAGATTTTGGACGAGCTGCATCCCCGCCAGAACGGATGCCACGCCGACCTGATCCGCTTCGTCGCCGATCGGCCCGGGCATGATTTCCGCTACGCGATCGATTCGACCAAGATCCGCGGCCAACTAGGGTGGCAACCACAACACGACCTGGAATCCGGACTGCGGCAAACGATCCGCTGGTACCTGGAACATCGCGATTGGTGGCAAGCAATCCTCGACGGCAACTATCAACTCCAGCGACTCGGCCGAGTCCAATCGACGGATCAAACATGA
- a CDS encoding prolipoprotein diacylglyceryl transferase, with amino-acid sequence MQRTLLFIPHEIGPLPILGVGWALGILVLALLVRLGWAQRQISRFGGSKGEDGPPTLGQVLAGEGLFWAAAAGLIVFVLPNVELKNVAGDPVGMAIRGYGVFLVCGVMSAIALAAYRTSRAGMNPELIYSLAPWVFIGGIVGARLFYVIQYRDEYIGASTMETIKNMLAFTEGGLVVYGSFIGGFLAFMVFTFRNKVPLLRFGDAIVPCIFLGVFFGRLGCLLNGCCYGGRCEPGWASLQFPPLTKVYQEQLTSGELLGMDIDLKTGKIQSVVPGSVADELGIKAKDVYEAGDFDRRPYKTADPKLPEEEIVPGWMMRVSGKTHVLSPEELPERALPVRAAQPISSLSSLALCIALCALSLWITRTGAMMFIGFASYAVLRFVLEIVRVDEAGQFNTSLSISQWVSVVVLTLSIVGLIWVYFIRSDVADGSDAAAPGVAS; translated from the coding sequence ATGCAACGCACGCTCTTGTTCATTCCCCACGAAATCGGGCCGCTCCCCATCTTAGGGGTCGGTTGGGCGTTGGGGATTTTGGTGCTGGCGCTGCTCGTTCGGTTGGGCTGGGCGCAGCGTCAAATCAGCCGATTCGGCGGCAGCAAGGGCGAAGATGGACCGCCGACACTGGGGCAGGTGTTGGCCGGCGAAGGACTGTTTTGGGCCGCCGCGGCGGGGCTGATCGTGTTCGTTCTGCCCAACGTCGAGCTGAAAAACGTCGCCGGCGATCCCGTGGGCATGGCGATCCGCGGCTACGGTGTGTTCTTGGTCTGTGGCGTGATGAGTGCGATCGCGCTGGCGGCCTATCGGACCTCGCGGGCCGGCATGAACCCCGAATTGATCTACTCCCTGGCCCCCTGGGTGTTCATCGGCGGAATCGTCGGCGCCCGGCTGTTTTACGTGATCCAGTACCGCGACGAATACATCGGCGCGTCGACGATGGAGACGATCAAAAACATGCTGGCCTTCACCGAAGGCGGATTGGTGGTCTATGGATCGTTCATCGGCGGTTTCCTGGCGTTCATGGTGTTCACCTTTCGCAACAAGGTCCCGCTGCTGCGCTTCGGCGACGCGATCGTGCCCTGCATCTTTCTGGGCGTCTTCTTCGGTCGCTTGGGCTGCCTGCTGAACGGCTGCTGCTACGGCGGGCGGTGTGAACCCGGTTGGGCGTCGCTGCAGTTTCCGCCACTCACCAAGGTCTATCAGGAGCAATTGACGAGCGGCGAACTGCTGGGCATGGACATCGATCTGAAAACCGGAAAGATCCAATCGGTCGTTCCGGGAAGTGTCGCCGATGAGTTGGGGATCAAGGCGAAGGACGTGTATGAAGCCGGCGATTTCGATCGGCGTCCCTACAAGACCGCCGACCCGAAGCTTCCCGAAGAAGAGATTGTGCCGGGTTGGATGATGCGAGTTTCGGGAAAGACGCACGTTTTGTCGCCTGAAGAATTGCCCGAGCGTGCGTTGCCGGTTCGCGCCGCGCAACCGATCAGCAGCCTCAGTTCGCTCGCCCTGTGCATCGCGCTCTGTGCGTTGTCCCTGTGGATCACGCGGACCGGCGCGATGATGTTTATCGGGTTTGCGTCGTACGCGGTGTTGCGTTTCGTGCTGGAGATCGTTCGCGTTGATGAAGCCGGCCAATTCAACACGTCGTTGTCGATTTCACAGTGGGTCAGTGTGGTCGTGCTGACGCTGTCGATCGTCGGATTGATCTGGGTGTACTTCATCCGCAGCGATGTCGCCGACGGCAGCGACGCGGCGGCACCGGGAGTGGCATCGTGA
- the metF gene encoding methylenetetrahydrofolate reductase [NAD(P)H]: MSSPIKLADHFHGERCAISFELFPPKTEAGMKLLETNVERLKAFEPSFFTCTYGAGGSTQSRTLDVVERVRQMTGLPVASHLTCVGSTVAELRDYLAEARRRGAEYIVALRGDPPKGSESFQAVEGGLRYGNELVELIRESFPDQFGIAVAGYPEVHQEAPDAQTDLDNLKRKVDAGADIVVTQLFYDNDDFYRFRDACVAAGIEVPIVPGILPVTNFKQAQRIAGMCKARIPDDMAAAMNENDDADYQFKVGVDHARVQTIDLIENGVPGIHYYVLNKSDAAAQMLDGLSLGAPSS, from the coding sequence ATGAGTTCTCCGATCAAACTTGCCGACCACTTCCACGGCGAGCGCTGCGCGATTTCGTTCGAATTATTCCCGCCGAAAACCGAAGCCGGCATGAAACTGCTGGAAACCAACGTCGAGCGATTGAAGGCGTTCGAGCCCAGTTTCTTCACCTGCACCTACGGCGCCGGCGGTTCGACCCAATCGCGGACGCTGGATGTTGTCGAGCGCGTGCGACAGATGACGGGCCTGCCGGTCGCGTCCCACCTGACCTGTGTCGGTTCGACCGTCGCTGAACTGCGCGACTACTTGGCCGAAGCCAGACGCCGCGGTGCCGAGTACATTGTCGCCCTGCGTGGGGACCCGCCCAAGGGCAGCGAATCGTTCCAGGCGGTCGAAGGCGGGTTGCGATACGGCAACGAACTGGTCGAATTGATCCGCGAAAGTTTCCCCGACCAGTTCGGCATCGCGGTGGCCGGATACCCGGAGGTCCATCAAGAAGCGCCCGACGCCCAAACGGACCTGGACAATCTGAAACGCAAGGTCGACGCGGGAGCCGACATCGTGGTCACGCAGTTGTTCTATGACAACGACGACTTTTATCGTTTTCGCGACGCCTGTGTTGCCGCCGGCATTGAAGTCCCGATCGTGCCCGGCATCCTGCCGGTGACCAATTTCAAGCAGGCACAACGGATCGCCGGGATGTGCAAGGCACGGATCCCCGACGACATGGCGGCCGCAATGAACGAAAACGACGATGCCGACTACCAATTCAAAGTCGGCGTGGATCACGCGCGGGTGCAAACGATCGACTTGATCGAAAACGGTGTCCCCGGGATCCACTACTACGTGCTCAACAAGAGCGACGCCGCGGCGCAAATGCTCGATGGCCTGTCACTGGGCGCCCCCTCGTCGTGA
- a CDS encoding GntP family permease, with the protein MIDASLLFPLGLHWPASVSMVLGQTEPAGPPAGPLIALLVFGIALLLVLILKLKLSAFLALLLVSVVVAASSRTVNPDAVPLTQVADTIVKSMGSALGFIATIIGIGAVFGAVLEHSGGTQSLANHLVRVFGPKRASWAMLLTGFIISIPVFLDVALVILAPLLYALARDTKRPFLHFGLPLVAGMAVTHAFVPPTPGPVAVAYLLGVNLGWVILFGVLVGLPTAILCGPCLCVKLSKGVEIVLPESPEIDESEQAALPPFGFIVFLIGLPIGLILANTVIEQWYAAGLAEGLTRDQRGAELAASLASASPVVQFVTFIGHPVIALLFSTLTALYFLGTRRGVDRETLLEISTKALGPAGIIILITGAGGVFKGVLAATGITDAMEVIFRDSGISVLLLAWVFATLIRIAQGSATVAMLTAAGLMGNFVDGMSQPQLALITVAIAAGATGFSHVNDSGFWMISRYFQMSEAQTLRTWGVISTLISIIGFGIAMVFWQFVG; encoded by the coding sequence TTGATCGATGCTTCTTTGCTGTTCCCCCTTGGCCTCCACTGGCCGGCGTCTGTTTCGATGGTGTTGGGGCAAACGGAGCCGGCCGGTCCACCGGCGGGACCGCTGATCGCGCTGCTGGTATTCGGCATCGCGTTGCTATTGGTATTGATCTTAAAGCTGAAGCTGTCCGCGTTTTTGGCCTTGCTGTTGGTCTCCGTCGTCGTCGCCGCGTCCAGCCGGACGGTCAATCCCGATGCGGTGCCGCTGACCCAAGTTGCCGACACGATCGTCAAAAGCATGGGCAGCGCGCTGGGATTTATCGCCACGATCATCGGGATCGGGGCCGTCTTCGGAGCGGTTTTGGAACACAGCGGCGGGACACAGTCGTTGGCCAACCATCTGGTGCGCGTGTTCGGCCCCAAGCGGGCTTCGTGGGCGATGCTGTTGACCGGATTTATCATCTCGATCCCCGTCTTTTTGGACGTGGCGTTGGTCATTTTGGCCCCGCTGTTGTACGCGTTGGCGCGTGATACGAAACGGCCATTTTTGCATTTCGGGCTGCCGTTGGTCGCCGGCATGGCGGTCACGCACGCGTTCGTCCCCCCGACCCCGGGGCCGGTCGCGGTGGCCTACCTGTTGGGCGTCAATCTGGGGTGGGTGATCCTATTCGGCGTGTTGGTCGGCCTGCCGACGGCGATTCTGTGCGGCCCTTGCTTGTGCGTGAAGCTGTCCAAGGGGGTGGAGATCGTACTGCCTGAGTCGCCCGAGATCGACGAAAGCGAACAAGCCGCTTTGCCTCCGTTCGGGTTCATCGTGTTTTTGATCGGGCTGCCGATCGGATTGATTTTGGCCAACACGGTCATCGAGCAATGGTATGCCGCGGGGCTGGCCGAAGGGCTGACGCGTGACCAACGTGGCGCCGAGCTCGCCGCATCGTTGGCCAGTGCGTCGCCGGTGGTGCAGTTCGTCACGTTCATCGGGCACCCGGTCATCGCGCTGTTGTTTTCAACGCTCACCGCGCTGTACTTCCTGGGAACCCGGCGCGGGGTGGATCGGGAAACCCTGCTGGAAATCTCGACCAAGGCACTCGGGCCGGCGGGCATCATCATTTTGATCACCGGTGCCGGCGGCGTGTTCAAAGGCGTGCTGGCGGCGACGGGAATCACCGATGCGATGGAGGTGATCTTTCGCGACTCGGGGATTTCGGTGCTGCTGTTGGCCTGGGTGTTCGCGACGTTGATTCGCATCGCCCAGGGATCAGCGACCGTTGCGATGCTGACCGCCGCCGGTTTGATGGGGAACTTTGTCGACGGGATGAGCCAGCCGCAATTGGCACTGATCACGGTGGCGATTGCCGCCGGAGCGACGGGATTCTCCCACGTCAACGATTCCGGTTTCTGGATGATTTCTCGCTATTTCCAAATGTCCGAAGCCCAAACGCTACGGACTTGGGGGGTCATCTCGACGCTGATCTCCATCATCGGATTCGGCATCGCAATGGTGTTCTGGCAATTCGTCGGTTGA
- a CDS encoding A24 family peptidase: MKRHRLRRKLPLLATLAAITIAVGGYVFGLALLQSHLYAYYDFEDLIQPRLIDATIVSWLLFFCSSIGSFLNVVAWRMPRGEGIGGHSHCPRCANTLKIQDNVPILGWISLAGRCRFCSLPISRRYPIVEALVGITLTLIGITQLYSLSLPAQFVHGHDGPLWAPRVSPELLAILTYHTVAVSTLWAMALIRIDGTRLPARLVVFAGVVLVIPMLAYPTVMVVPWQASRPMVWVPDGLHVDAIMRVASALVAAALFGRVLAKGLCPSADLKLDPLGGGTARLVDLIAMLSVPALVIGWQSMPALVIVAAVLAIVLRPLLRWIPINDGPRGQIARRGAMESFAFALPFALTLHLVFWRVLWETPAWPSDHSSRNVIIIAALTVLAVPFFLTDRTTATASDDGQLKDPGDEDEGVVDDVSTDELPEHHCDAESDDGDQRRDDPPSP; the protein is encoded by the coding sequence TTGAAGCGACATCGACTGCGAAGAAAGCTCCCCCTGCTGGCCACGCTGGCGGCGATCACGATCGCCGTCGGCGGGTACGTGTTCGGATTGGCGCTGCTGCAATCGCATCTGTACGCCTATTACGACTTTGAAGATCTGATCCAGCCGCGGCTGATCGACGCGACGATCGTCAGTTGGTTGCTGTTTTTCTGCAGTTCGATCGGCAGTTTCCTGAACGTCGTCGCCTGGCGGATGCCGCGTGGCGAAGGCATCGGCGGCCATTCCCATTGCCCACGCTGCGCGAACACATTGAAGATTCAGGATAACGTGCCGATCCTGGGCTGGATCTCGCTGGCCGGGCGTTGCCGTTTTTGCTCGCTTCCGATCTCGCGTCGCTATCCGATCGTCGAGGCGTTGGTGGGGATCACGTTGACGCTGATCGGAATCACCCAGCTGTACTCGCTTTCCCTGCCGGCGCAGTTCGTTCACGGTCACGACGGCCCGCTGTGGGCCCCCCGCGTCTCGCCAGAGCTGTTGGCGATTCTGACCTACCACACCGTGGCGGTGTCGACACTGTGGGCGATGGCGTTGATCCGCATCGATGGAACCCGCTTGCCGGCCCGGTTGGTCGTCTTTGCCGGCGTTGTTCTGGTGATCCCGATGTTGGCCTATCCGACCGTGATGGTCGTGCCGTGGCAGGCTAGTCGGCCGATGGTCTGGGTGCCCGATGGCTTGCACGTTGATGCGATCATGCGCGTGGCCAGCGCCCTGGTCGCCGCGGCGCTGTTCGGACGCGTGCTTGCCAAGGGGCTCTGCCCTTCGGCCGATTTAAAACTCGATCCGCTCGGCGGCGGCACGGCCCGGTTGGTCGATCTGATCGCGATGCTGTCGGTTCCCGCCCTCGTGATCGGATGGCAATCGATGCCGGCACTGGTGATCGTCGCGGCAGTCTTGGCGATCGTACTGCGTCCATTACTGCGATGGATCCCCATCAACGACGGTCCGCGCGGACAAATCGCCCGGCGTGGGGCGATGGAATCGTTCGCATTCGCCTTGCCGTTCGCGCTGACGTTGCACTTGGTGTTCTGGCGTGTGCTTTGGGAAACGCCCGCTTGGCCCAGCGATCACAGTAGCCGCAACGTGATCATCATCGCGGCGCTCACGGTCTTGGCCGTCCCGTTCTTTCTGACCGATCGCACCACAGCGACGGCGTCAGACGATGGCCAGCTGAAAGATCCCGGCGACGAAGACGAAGGTGTCGTCGACGACGTTTCAACCGACGAATTGCCAGAACACCATTGCGATGCCGAATCCGATGATGGAGATCAGCGTCGAGATGACCCCCCAAGTCCGTAG
- a CDS encoding cryptochrome/DNA photolyase family protein yields MPIPEIRITQANSRSLRQGGQYVLYWMIAARRTRYNFALQHAVDRARSLDKPLVVFEPLRVRYDWASDRIHRFIIQGMRDNADAFGDKPVTYFPYVEPKPGRGSPLLAKLAENACTVVTDEYPCFFLPHMIDAVKDRLPVPLELVDGNCVVPMRLPDRTFTVAHSYRRWMHKNILDCLTELPETDPLDNLSLPELDKLPASVTRKWKPADLDALLGEDGLASIPIDHSVPPSPVVDGGSAAAAKALDSFLTDALPVYHTDRNHPDEQGSSGLSPHLHFGHIAAHEIVERVLDHEQWTPDQASEANGKNHGFWNTSEPAEGFLDQILTWREMGFNLAFREPEMYDKFESLPDWAKKTIAETADDPRPVTYTLEQFEAAETDDELWNAAQRQLVRQGVMHNYMRMLWGKKILHWTESARQALEIMIHLNNKYALDGRDPNSYSGIFWVLGRYDRAWGPKRPIFGSLRYMTSDSARKKLRLTKYLSRFGA; encoded by the coding sequence ATGCCGATTCCCGAAATTCGAATCACGCAGGCCAATTCGCGGTCGTTGCGACAAGGCGGCCAGTACGTGCTGTACTGGATGATCGCGGCGCGACGAACACGATACAACTTCGCGCTCCAGCATGCCGTCGATCGCGCCCGGTCACTCGACAAGCCGCTGGTCGTCTTTGAGCCGCTTCGCGTGCGCTACGACTGGGCCAGTGACCGAATCCACCGCTTCATCATCCAGGGGATGCGTGACAATGCCGACGCGTTTGGCGACAAGCCGGTCACGTACTTTCCGTATGTAGAGCCGAAACCCGGCCGCGGTTCGCCGCTGTTGGCCAAATTGGCCGAAAACGCATGCACGGTGGTCACTGACGAATACCCGTGCTTCTTTTTGCCTCACATGATCGACGCCGTGAAAGACCGGTTGCCGGTGCCGCTGGAGCTGGTCGACGGCAACTGCGTCGTGCCGATGCGGCTGCCAGATCGAACCTTTACGGTCGCCCACAGCTATCGGCGCTGGATGCACAAGAACATCCTGGATTGTCTGACCGAGCTGCCCGAGACGGATCCATTGGACAACCTCTCGTTGCCCGAATTGGACAAGCTGCCTGCTTCGGTGACGCGGAAATGGAAGCCGGCGGATTTGGATGCGTTGCTCGGCGAAGACGGTTTGGCGTCGATTCCGATCGATCATTCCGTCCCCCCCAGCCCGGTCGTCGATGGCGGCAGTGCGGCCGCTGCGAAGGCGTTGGACAGCTTTTTGACCGATGCCCTGCCGGTCTACCACACCGATCGCAATCACCCCGACGAACAGGGCTCCAGCGGGCTCAGTCCGCACCTGCATTTCGGCCACATCGCTGCCCACGAAATCGTCGAGCGGGTGTTGGACCACGAACAATGGACCCCCGACCAGGCGTCCGAGGCCAACGGCAAGAACCACGGGTTTTGGAACACCAGCGAGCCGGCCGAAGGGTTCTTGGACCAGATCCTGACCTGGCGCGAAATGGGGTTCAACCTGGCCTTTCGCGAACCGGAAATGTACGACAAATTCGAATCGCTGCCCGATTGGGCCAAGAAAACGATCGCGGAAACGGCGGACGATCCACGGCCGGTGACGTACACGCTGGAGCAATTTGAGGCGGCCGAGACCGACGACGAACTGTGGAACGCGGCCCAGCGTCAATTGGTCCGCCAGGGCGTCATGCACAACTACATGCGGATGCTGTGGGGCAAGAAAATCCTGCACTGGACCGAATCGGCCCGACAGGCGCTGGAGATCATGATTCACTTGAACAACAAATACGCCTTGGACGGACGCGATCCGAACTCCTACAGCGGGATTTTTTGGGTTTTAGGACGCTACGACCGGGCTTGGGGACCCAAACGCCCCATCTTCGGGAGTCTGCGGTACATGACCAGCGACAGCGCGCGCAAGAAGCTGCGGCTGACGAAGTACTTAAGTCGCTTCGGGGCATAA
- the rplM gene encoding 50S ribosomal protein L13 yields the protein MAKPGQVEQNWHVVDASDEVLGRLASDIAVVLMGKHRPQYTPHVDCGDFVIVTNADKVAMSGRKMDARHYTWYTGYPGLRLESYGDRQKRKPEDLIYHAVRRMLPKNKLARQMIKKLKIYAGPDHPHAAQDPKPLARTGKKVS from the coding sequence ATGGCCAAACCCGGCCAAGTTGAACAGAATTGGCACGTCGTCGACGCCTCCGATGAGGTCCTCGGACGCTTGGCCAGTGATATCGCCGTCGTCCTGATGGGCAAGCATCGCCCGCAGTACACCCCACACGTCGATTGCGGTGATTTCGTGATCGTCACCAACGCGGACAAGGTCGCGATGTCCGGCCGCAAGATGGACGCCCGGCACTACACGTGGTACACCGGCTACCCGGGGTTGCGACTGGAGAGCTATGGCGACCGCCAAAAACGCAAGCCGGAAGACCTGATCTATCACGCCGTCCGTCGCATGCTGCCGAAAAACAAACTGGCCCGGCAAATGATCAAGAAGCTGAAGATCTATGCCGGTCCGGATCACCCGCACGCGGCCCAAGATCCCAAACCGCTGGCACGCACGGGCAAGAAAGTCAGCTAG
- the rpsI gene encoding 30S ribosomal protein S9 has translation MTLVKKDKINGDALGTGRRKSSVARVRVRAGEGKITINRKPLNEYFVNDQDQAAITAALAAVELTDKLDVIVRVTGGGLTGQSGAVRMGLGRALVSYDESLHDTLRDGGFLTRDSRMKERKKPGLRGARRGVQFSKR, from the coding sequence ATGACCCTGGTCAAAAAAGACAAGATCAACGGTGACGCACTGGGCACCGGACGACGCAAAAGCAGTGTCGCACGCGTTCGCGTCCGCGCCGGCGAAGGCAAGATTACGATCAACCGCAAGCCGCTGAACGAGTATTTCGTCAACGACCAAGATCAAGCTGCGATCACCGCGGCCCTGGCAGCTGTCGAATTGACCGACAAGCTGGACGTCATCGTGCGTGTCACCGGCGGCGGCCTGACCGGCCAAAGCGGTGCCGTCCGCATGGGACTGGGACGTGCCCTGGTCAGCTATGATGAGTCGCTCCACGACACCCTTCGTGATGGCGGGTTCCTGACGCGAGACTCTCGCATGAAGGAACGAAAGAAACCAGGTTTGCGTGGAGCCCGACGCGGCGTCCAGTTCAGCAAACGATAA
- the infA gene encoding translation initiation factor IF-1 yields the protein MGKKEEAFEVEGTVTQALANTRFRVQLETGNEVMAHVAGRMRKHFIRIVPGDKVRVELSPYDLTKGRITYRER from the coding sequence TTGGGCAAGAAAGAAGAAGCGTTCGAAGTCGAGGGCACGGTCACCCAGGCCCTTGCCAACACCCGGTTCCGAGTCCAATTGGAAACCGGCAACGAAGTGATGGCGCACGTCGCCGGACGGATGCGCAAGCACTTCATCCGTATCGTGCCGGGCGACAAGGTTCGTGTCGAACTGTCGCCCTATGATTTGACCAAAGGTCGAATCACGTACCGAGAACGTTAG
- a CDS encoding inositol monophosphatase family protein produces the protein MPSDLASILRLAESAAQAGGHVLHRYWHDGVELRDKSEVGGKSYDLVSDADLESQSVIANLIASVCPDHELMGEEDLIGDTDAEHLWVIDPLDGTNNFLHHVPHFAVSIAYYHNGTPTVGVVLNPISGDTYTAVKGDGAKHNGAPLRTATATELSTALVGCGFYYDRGAMMRSTLSAIEDFFAHDIHGIRRFGTAALDLCAVASGMFGAFFEYKLSPWDFAAGQLVVTEAGGKVSDAKGNPLGLQPSSVLASCPGLYDAALEITAKHHPASS, from the coding sequence ATGCCCAGCGATCTGGCATCCATCCTCCGCCTTGCCGAGTCGGCCGCCCAGGCCGGCGGACACGTCTTGCACCGCTACTGGCACGACGGCGTCGAGCTGCGGGATAAATCCGAAGTCGGCGGTAAGAGCTATGACCTGGTCAGCGATGCCGACTTGGAAAGTCAGTCGGTGATCGCCAACCTGATCGCTTCCGTCTGCCCCGATCATGAACTGATGGGCGAAGAGGATCTTATCGGTGACACCGATGCGGAGCACCTGTGGGTCATCGATCCGCTGGACGGCACCAACAACTTTCTGCACCACGTGCCCCACTTCGCGGTCTCGATCGCTTACTATCACAACGGCACCCCGACGGTCGGCGTGGTTCTGAACCCGATCTCCGGTGACACCTACACGGCCGTCAAAGGCGACGGGGCAAAACACAACGGCGCCCCGCTCCGTACCGCCACCGCGACCGAATTGTCCACCGCGTTGGTCGGATGCGGATTCTACTACGACCGCGGCGCGATGATGCGATCGACGCTGTCGGCCATCGAAGACTTCTTTGCCCACGACATCCATGGGATCCGCCGTTTCGGGACCGCGGCGCTCGACCTGTGTGCCGTTGCCAGCGGGATGTTCGGGGCGTTTTTCGAGTACAAGCTCTCGCCCTGGGACTTCGCCGCCGGACAGCTGGTCGTGACCGAGGCCGGCGGGAAGGTCAGCGATGCGAAGGGCAACCCGCTGGGGTTGCAGCCTTCCAGCGTCCTGGCAAGTTGCCCGGGCCTGTACGACGCCGCCCTTGAAATCACCGCCAAGCATCACCCGGCGTCGTCCTGA